Below is a window of Mucilaginibacter ginkgonis DNA.
CTAATCAATTACCCGATCCTGAAAAGATCCTTAAGAATGAAGGTCAGCAGAGCTTATTGAATCAGATTTACACCATTAATGATCTGCCCGCCGATGAAATACTTAACTGGTACATCAAAAACGCGGTGACGCATAGTGTAAGCGCTGCCAAAATAAAAGGCCCGGCAAAACCAAAAGCTAAGGCAAGCGATATGGAGATCCCCGAAGATTTTCAGGAAGCTATCGATGCAAACCATGAGGCTACTGCTGCCTTTAAGCAGTTCAGTGCTTCTAAACGGAATGAGTATATCGAATGGATAACCGAGGCAAAAACAGAAGCCACCCGCACAAAACGACTGGCTACTGCTATTGAATGGATAGCCGAAGGCAAATCCCGTAACTGGAAATATCAGAAATAATAACTCTTCGGCTCAGACAGAAATGGTAG
It encodes the following:
- a CDS encoding YdeI/OmpD-associated family protein, whose product is MPKYDERFDAYIGKAADYAKPILTHIRKLVHEADPDIEETIKWGHLFFVRAKPVCFMAAFKKHCNFGFWSANQLPDPEKILKNEGQQSLLNQIYTINDLPADEILNWYIKNAVTHSVSAAKIKGPAKPKAKASDMEIPEDFQEAIDANHEATAAFKQFSASKRNEYIEWITEAKTEATRTKRLATAIEWIAEGKSRNWKYQK